DNA from Acetobacter aceti NBRC 14818:
TTTATCAAACTTTATTTTCGCATCAATATGAACATAAATAATAGATCTAACATCCAACAAAAGAGACTCAAGCAGTAATCTCAACTGCACATCAATCTCGTGAGCTATGATCATATATGATATTTTTAATTTTTTATTATTTATATTATTGTTTTTTAAATATTTTGTTTTTTTGCTATATTTTTTGTATACATAGGTGGGTTTAATTTCAAGCAGATCATAAAATCTATTATATTTTACGTGCGTTTTTTTAGACTTCGTGCTTGCTTCGTATTTTTTTTGCATATTCTTTGCCAGGATATAATTAATTATTTACGTTTTCTACATCTCACCACCAAGAGAACGAATTATCATTACATAACGAATCATTTCTTTGAAATACATTATTTTTAGACGGAACAACGAGAATTATATATTTTAATTAAATAATTATTTTTTAGTTAGAATATATGAATTTAATTATATATAAATATTTATACATAATTCTCATAACATATATATATTTATAAATTTAAACACGCTATCTAAATATTTAATTTTCTTAGAAATAAACAATTTCACATATCAAGGACGATTTTTTCGTGAATATAAATATTTTTCTTTAAAATAGAAAGTGCGTAATTTTTCTATACTTCGATTTCTTCAATAAGAGGATCTGCGCATAAGTGTTTAGTCCTTCGATTTGATGACGTGGTATGTTCACGAGAGTGAAAGGAGGCATTAAGGAACAGATATGTTTGGGGAATGCCACGACCAATTACGCTGGGTGCGCTGCACTACAGCGAACTAATCTTCGCTTTAGTTTAGAATCAGTTCAAAACGGTGGAAGTAGCAGTAAGAATCAGACAGCCACGACGATGTAATTCCATACAACACATCAAGTCTTTATTGGCTCACCTATGCCGACCCACTCAATAACTTAACTATAGCTCCTGCGATAAAAGCAACAAACGTCTTACAGACGCCTCAACTGCTTCAGGCTGGCCCAACTCCCACCATGCAGTGCAAACACATCATGCAGTGTGATAGCCAGAAACCCACCTGCTCTCATCAGTTCACGTGCCAGAGGTTCGTCCAGTCCGATGACTTTTTCCGGCATCGCAGTCTCTGTGCAAAGGCGGATCAAAATCAACGCTGTTGCATGTACCTCCAAAGCACGCCTAAGAATATCAGCAGCTTCCCGTTGCGTCTCTCTACCCTGACTGGACGTTCCGCAGACCGCCTCATCTGCCAGAAGACGATTTTTATTATCGAGAAAAAGCACACGCAATTGTCCCGGCACAGCTCCTTCCAGAGCTGTATCGAAATATCCGAGAAGGGCCTCCCAGTTTCCCAGATGAGGACGCTCCCTCACCTCCGCTCCTCCAAGACGCCGGGCGGCCAGTGAGGACAGTCTGAGAGTGGCGATACTGTCGCTGTTCATTCCAGCGTCTTTCAAGGCCGCGACCGGCGCGGAGAGAACCTCTGCGAAAGAACCAAACTGATTGATCAACGCTTTCGCCAGCGGTTTCGTATCACCACGCGGGATGCCAAAAAACAGCATCATTTCCAGAAGCTCATAATCCGCCAGAACCGATGCTCCGCGTGCAATCACCCGCTCTCGCATTCTCTTGCGATGGCCATAAGGCCCCGTGCTCGCAAACGGGAGGGTGCCATCTGAATGAGAGTTGGGAGCAGAGCCGGACATGGACAGATTCATGTCACTGAACGACATGAATGCCAAGTCAGTTCATCCCTCTTGCCTTCCCACAGGGACAGAAGCCCATGCAGAAAAATGTGAATCAGTGCACAGCCGTCGGTTTCTCTCCGCTTTTCAATTTGGAAAGCAGAAAACAAAACGGAACAACGCAAAAAGCGACGATTCCAAAAATCATGAAGGCTTCATTGTAAGCCAGCATGGCGACCTGCTGACTAAAATCCGCAAACAAGTGGTGTGTCGCAAAGGCATTCGCCTGCGGCTGGTGATTATGATCGATAGCAACCTGTCGTCCGCGCGCCAGATAGTCGTTGTAGGGCTGATGGAATGGCGTCATCCAGTGAACCATATCCGACTGATGCGCCTGCCGACGTTCAATGATCAGGGACGTCGCGCCTGAAATACTTAGCGATCCCAGAAAATTCCGCACCATCGAAAACAGCGCCGAAGCATCCGCATTCATGGAGCGCGGCAAGGTCGCATAGGCAATGGTGGAAAGCGGAACAAACAGAAAAGCCAGGCAGGCCGTCTGGCTCATGCGAAACAGCACCAGATGCTTGAAATCAGTGGTAGGCAGGAGATGCGCTGACCAGAGCAGGGCGCATCCCATCAACGCAAAACCAAGCGCGATCACAGAACGTATCGGCATGAGTGTCATCAGTTTACCCACAATGGGAATCAGGATGATCACGGCAATACCCCCCGGCGACAGCACCAGTCCAGACAGCGTCGCGGTATAGCCCATCACCTGCTGTGCGAACTGCGGCACAACGATAGCAGACGAATAAAGCAGGGCTCCCATTGCCCCCATCAGGAACGTCGCAACCGCAAAGTTGCGATCCCTGAAGACATTCAGATCCACAGCCGGACGTTTTGTTTTCAGCAGCCAGATAACAGCACCGATGATGCCGATCGCAGCCAGCGCCGCCATGATGCAGATGAAGGTCGAGCCAAACCAGTCATCATCCTCGCCGCGATCGACCATAACCTCAAGACAGCCGAAACCGAGGGTAATCAGGCTGATGCCGATCACATCGAACGGTTCACGCCGCTTCTTTGCCCACGGCGGATCTTCCACCAGAAAACCGACGGCAATCGTGGTAAGGATACCGAACGGCACGTTGATGAAGAAAATCCAGCGCCATGAAAAATTGTCAGTAATCCAGCCACCCAATGTCGGGCCAAGCACAGGCCCGACTACAGCGGCAATGGCCGTCAGTCCAAAAGCCGCTGCCCGCTTCTCTGGCGGAAAAACATCAAGGATGATCGACTGCTGGTTGGGCTGAAGGCCACCGCCGAAAAACCCCTGCAACAGAC
Protein-coding regions in this window:
- a CDS encoding JAB domain-containing protein: MSFSDMNLSMSGSAPNSHSDGTLPFASTGPYGHRKRMRERVIARGASVLADYELLEMMLFFGIPRGDTKPLAKALINQFGSFAEVLSAPVAALKDAGMNSDSIATLRLSSLAARRLGGAEVRERPHLGNWEALLGYFDTALEGAVPGQLRVLFLDNKNRLLADEAVCGTSSQGRETQREAADILRRALEVHATALILIRLCTETAMPEKVIGLDEPLARELMRAGGFLAITLHDVFALHGGSWASLKQLRRL
- a CDS encoding DHA2 family efflux MFS transporter permease subunit; amino-acid sequence: MSVASSDVEKKDDNWKPKYNPWLVAFVVTMAAFMEILDTTIVNVSLPHIAGSLSSTYDDATWTLTSYLVANGIVLTISGWLGKLFGRKLYFMVCIGMFTVTSFLCGISTSLGELILFRLLQGFFGGGLQPNQQSIILDVFPPEKRAAAFGLTAIAAVVGPVLGPTLGGWITDNFSWRWIFFINVPFGILTTIAVGFLVEDPPWAKKRREPFDVIGISLITLGFGCLEVMVDRGEDDDWFGSTFICIMAALAAIGIIGAVIWLLKTKRPAVDLNVFRDRNFAVATFLMGAMGALLYSSAIVVPQFAQQVMGYTATLSGLVLSPGGIAVIILIPIVGKLMTLMPIRSVIALGFALMGCALLWSAHLLPTTDFKHLVLFRMSQTACLAFLFVPLSTIAYATLPRSMNADASALFSMVRNFLGSLSISGATSLIIERRQAHQSDMVHWMTPFHQPYNDYLARGRQVAIDHNHQPQANAFATHHLFADFSQQVAMLAYNEAFMIFGIVAFCVVPFCFLLSKLKSGEKPTAVH